The Mauremys reevesii isolate NIE-2019 linkage group 1, ASM1616193v1, whole genome shotgun sequence genome has a segment encoding these proteins:
- the ELFN2 gene encoding protein phosphatase 1 regulatory subunit 29 encodes MLRLGLWAAALLCVLSPGTVRGDCWLIEGDKGYVWLAICSQNQPPYETIPQHINSTVHDLRLNENKLKVVLYSSLNRFSNLTDLNLTKNEISYIEDGAFMGQANLQVLQLGYNKLTNLTEGMLRGMARLQFLFVQHNLIEVVTPTAFSECPSLISIDLSSNRLSRLEGNTFTSLSNLMVCELAGNPFNCDCSLYSFLTWLVVFNNVTKNYDRLQCETPREFAGYPLLMPRPHHNRNAITIFQSMCRGGTIPSLSRINPTPYTPDSQRDLDENSGFNPGDFLSVEPPASSTTDSSFNPSIKLHHVTITSATLVVTIPSPFSKMYVLVQYNNSYVSDVTTLKNKKEYVTLSKLKAHTDYTFCVASIRNSKRYNHTCLSFATRSKGREDPVPNTSTTTHYIMTILGCLFGMVIVLGVVYYCLRKRRMQEEKQKSLNVKKTILEMRYGSDIDTSSIVHSSQKLGEPPVIPVSRMSSIPSMIGEKLPPSKSMEAGMETPKVTTKGNYIEVRTGGGDALERAQRDDDLRELDNGQGSAAEISTIAKEVDKVNQIINNCIDALKLDTASFLGGGSGVDSDMAFECQSIPAGSSGGLERPGFLSPPYKESSHHPLQRQLSADAAVARKTCSVSSSGSIKSAKVFSLDVPDHPPMSKSDSKYIEKGSPLNSPLDRLPLVSPGAIHHLEVKPSYHCSEHRHSFPALYYEESADTLSQRVSFLKPLSRSKRDSTYSQLSPRHYFSGYSSSPEYSSESTHKIWERFRPYKKHHREEVYMAAGHALRKKVQFAKDEDLHDILDYWKGVSAQQKL; translated from the coding sequence ATGCTGCGCCTGGGCTTGTGGGCGGCCGCCCTGCTCTGTGTGTTGTCCCCCGGCACGGTGCGTGGCGACTGCTGGCTGATCGAGGGGGACAAGGGTTACGTGTGGCTGGCCATCTGCAGCCAGAACCAGCCTCCCTACGAGACCATCCCCCAGCACATCAACAGCACAGTGCACGACCTGCGCCTGAATGAGAACAAGCTCAAGGTGGTGCTGTACTCCTCCCTCAACCGCTTCAGCAACCTCACCGACCTGAACCTGACCAAGAATGAGATCTCCTACATTGAGGACGGGGCCTTCATGGGCCAGGCCAACTTGCAGGTCCTGCAGCTGGGCTACAACAAGCTCACCAACCTGACAGAGGGCATGCTGCGCGGCATGGCCAGGCTGCAGTTCCTCTTCGTGCAGCACAACCTGATTGAGGTGGTCACACCCACCGCCTTCTCCGAGTGCCCCAGCCTGATCAGCATCGACCTGTCCTCCAACCGGCTCAGCAGGCTGGAGGGGAACACCTTCACCAGCCTGAGCAACCTGATGGTGTGCGAGCTAGCTGGCAACCCCTTCAACTGTGACTGCAGCCTCTACAGCTTCCTTACCTGGCTGGTGGTCTTCAACAATGTCACCAAGAACTACGACCGGCTGCAGTGTGAGACCCCTCGGGAGTTCGCCGGCTACCCTCTCCTGATGCCTCGACCCCACCACAACCGCAACGCCATCACCATCTTCCAGTCCATGTGCCGGGGAGGCACCATCCCATCCCTCTCAAGGATCAACCCCACCCCCTACACGCCTGACTCCCAGAGAGACCTGGATGAGAACTCGGGGTTCAACCCCGGGGACTTCCTCTCCGTCGAGCCCCCGGCCTCCTCCACCACCGACTCCTCATTCAACCCCAGCATCAAGCTGCACCATGTGACCATCACCTCAGCCACCTTGGTGGTGACGATCCCCTCACCCTTCAGCAAGATGTACGTGCTGGTCCAGTACAACAACAGCTACGTCTCTGATGTCACGACCCTGAAGAACAAGAAGGAGTATGTCACCCTTAGCAAGCTGAAGGCTCACACGGACTACACCTTCTGTGTGGCCTCCATCCGCAACTCCAAGCGCTACAACCACACCTGCCTGTCCTTTGCCACCAGGAGCAAGGGGAGGGAGGACCCAGTGCCCAATACCTCCACCACCACTCACTACATTATGACCATCCTGGGCTGCCTCTTTGGGATGGTCATCGTCCTCGGGGTGGTGTACTACTGTCTGAGGAAGCGAAGAATGCAGGAAGAGAAGCAGAAGTCCCTCAATGTTAAGAAGACCATCCTGGAGATGCGCTACGGCTCCGATATAGACACCAGCTCCATTGTCCATTCTTCGCAGAAGCTGGGCGAGCCGCCCGTCATCCCTGTCTCGCGGATGTCCTCCATCCCTTCCATGATCGGGGAGAAGCTGCCCCCGTCCAAGTCAATGGAGGCTGGGATGGAGACCCCCAAAGTTACTACCAAGGGCAACTACATTGAGGTGCGGACGGGTGGCGGGGATGCCCTGGAGAGAGCCCAGCGGGACGACGATCTGCGTGAGCTTGACAATGGCCAAGGCTCAGCAGCTGAGATCTCCACCATTGCCAAGGAGGTAGACAAGGTCAACCAGATCATCAACAACTGCATTGATGCCCTCAAGTTGGATACAGCCTCCTTCCTGGGAGGAGGGAGCGGCGTCGACTCGGACATGGCATTTGAGTGCCAGTCCATCCCCGCTGGCTCCTCGGGTGGTCTGGAGCGGCCTGGCTTCCTGTCACCACCCTACAAGGAGAGCTCCCACCACCCCCTACAGCGCCAGCTGAGCGCGGATGCGGCTGTGGCCAGGAAGACCTGCAGCGTCTCATCCAGCGGCTCCATCAAAAGTGCCAAGGTCTTCAGCCTTGACGTGCCAGACCACCCGCCAATGAGCAAGTCGGATTCCAAGTACATCGAGAAAGGCAGCCCACTCAACAGCCCCCTGGATCGTCTTCCCCTGGTGTCCCCGGGCGCCATCCACCACCTGGAGGTCAAACCTTCCTACCATTGCAGCGAGCACCGACATTCCTTCCCGGCCCTGTATTACGAGGAGAGCGCCGACACCCTGAGCCAGCGGGTGTCATTCCTTAAGCCGCTCTCCCGCTCCAAGCGGGACTCCACATACTCCCAGCTCTCCCCCAGACACTACTTCTCGGGCTACTCCTCCAGCCCCGAGTACTCATCTGAGAGCACTCACAAGATCTGGGAGCGCTTCCGGCCTTACAAGAAGCACCACCGGGAGGAGGTTTACATGGCGGCTGGCCACGCCCTGCGGAAGAAAGTCCAGTTTGCCAAGGACGAGGATCTGCACGACATCCTGGATTACTGGAAAGGCGTCTCCGCTCAGCAGAAGTTGTGA